One Simonsiella muelleri ATCC 29453 DNA window includes the following coding sequences:
- a CDS encoding DUF441 domain-containing protein: protein MNANPVALFLVGLIFLGVLGNNGTMTISAAVLLLLQQTFLVKYLPLVDKYALQWGIILLTIGVLSPLVLGKTQLPNATTFFSVKMMCAVLIGVLVAWIAGRGVPLMNTQPTLVTGLLVGTILGVAFLGGIPVGPLIAAGLLSFVVGKF, encoded by the coding sequence ATGAATGCGAATCCAGTTGCGTTGTTTTTGGTGGGCTTGATTTTTTTGGGCGTACTGGGAAATAATGGCACAATGACCATTTCCGCAGCCGTATTGTTGTTGCTGCAACAAACTTTTTTGGTAAAATATTTACCGCTTGTGGATAAATATGCGTTGCAATGGGGTATTATTTTGCTGACGATTGGCGTGTTGAGTCCACTGGTTTTGGGTAAAACACAATTACCGAATGCGACGACTTTTTTCAGTGTCAAGATGATGTGTGCGGTGCTAATTGGGGTGTTGGTGGCGTGGATTGCGGGGCGAGGTGTACCGCTTATGAATACGCAGCCCACATTGGTAACGGGGTTGCTGGTGGGGACAATTTTGGGTGTAGCGTTTTTGGGAGGTATACCAGTTGGTCCTTTGATTGCGGCTGGATTATTGTCATTTGTGGTTGGAAAATTTTAG
- a CDS encoding polyprenyl synthetase family protein, which produces MLSTIPYFQQNLEHDLSRVNLVVNQAVQSDVALISQIGTYIIGAGGKRLRPILTILSGKCLGYDDDKLYSLAAMVEFIHTSTLLHDDVVDESELRRGRKTANNLFGNAAAVLVGDFLYTRAFQLMVGSGSLKILEVMADATNIIAEGEVMQLMNIGNIDITEAQYLQVIQYKTAKLFEAAAQVGAILAGATHEQETALKNFGMYMGTAFQIIDDVLDYSGSVEQIGKNVGDDLAEGKPTLPLIYLMQQGNDVAAQDVRTALQNADREYFDQIHAHVTESDALNYCMEQAKKAVAQAIGCLKMLPENEVTVAMRQMAELSVERVS; this is translated from the coding sequence ATGCTAAGCACCATTCCCTATTTTCAACAAAATTTGGAACACGATTTAAGCCGCGTTAATCTGGTGGTCAATCAAGCCGTGCAATCTGATGTTGCGCTGATTTCCCAAATTGGCACTTATATTATTGGGGCAGGTGGCAAGCGTTTGCGCCCTATTTTGACTATTTTGTCTGGAAAATGCTTGGGTTACGATGACGATAAATTGTATTCGCTCGCGGCAATGGTGGAATTTATCCACACATCAACCCTGTTACACGATGATGTCGTGGACGAAAGCGAATTAAGACGCGGGCGCAAAACCGCCAATAATTTATTCGGTAATGCGGCGGCGGTGTTGGTGGGCGACTTTTTGTACACACGCGCTTTTCAATTGATGGTGGGTTCAGGCAGCCTGAAAATTTTGGAAGTGATGGCAGATGCCACAAACATCATTGCCGAAGGCGAAGTGATGCAATTGATGAATATCGGTAATATTGACATCACTGAAGCGCAATATTTACAAGTGATTCAATACAAAACCGCCAAACTGTTTGAAGCTGCCGCGCAAGTGGGCGCGATTTTGGCAGGCGCAACCCATGAACAAGAAACCGCATTGAAAAATTTTGGTATGTACATGGGAACAGCGTTTCAAATTATTGATGACGTGTTGGATTATTCAGGCAGCGTGGAACAAATTGGCAAAAACGTGGGCGATGATTTAGCTGAAGGCAAACCAACTTTGCCATTGATTTATTTGATGCAACAGGGCAACGATGTCGCCGCTCAAGACGTTCGCACCGCGTTACAAAATGCTGATCGCGAATATTTTGACCAAATTCATGCTCATGTAACTGAATCCGATGCGCTTAATTATTGCATGGAACAAGCCAAAAAAGCCGTTGCTCAAGCGATAGGCTGCCTGAAAATGCTGCCTGAAAACGAAGTAACTGTGGCGATGCGTCAAATGGCGGAATTGTCGGTGGAGCGAGTATCGTGA
- a CDS encoding MarR family winged helix-turn-helix transcriptional regulator, with protein MTETTFSQFEQKLKQANQQTPQCADNQFLLLRLFHHIHPRIINELNQVLAPYHIQHHEWTALLMAYAAPDYQILPSTLSSLLDLTRTSLTRLSDDLVSKGLLRRHENRQDRRQIVLQLTPAGVQCIQTAAPVCAAARKQMLLPFSASERKQFEQFLRRLLAHLNHETQPEPQKPNLPNFHQTEDAYLSYHSHVKMIGQNSSNEIQQWLNQKMPKFA; from the coding sequence ATGACTGAAACAACATTTTCTCAATTTGAACAAAAGCTTAAACAAGCCAATCAGCAAACACCACAATGTGCCGATAATCAATTTTTGTTATTGCGGTTGTTCCATCATATACACCCACGCATCATCAATGAGCTGAATCAAGTACTTGCACCCTATCACATTCAACATCACGAATGGACAGCATTATTGATGGCATACGCTGCGCCTGATTATCAAATTTTGCCTTCTACACTAAGCAGTTTACTGGATCTAACACGCACTTCATTAACGCGATTATCTGATGATTTGGTCAGTAAAGGTTTATTGCGTCGCCACGAGAATCGCCAAGACCGCCGTCAAATAGTGTTGCAACTCACACCAGCAGGCGTACAGTGCATTCAAACAGCCGCACCCGTTTGTGCTGCAGCGCGTAAACAAATGCTTTTACCCTTTTCCGCCAGCGAACGCAAACAGTTCGAACAATTCCTCCGCCGCTTACTCGCACATTTGAATCACGAAACGCAGCCTGAACCCCAAAAACCCAATCTACCGAATTTCCATCAAACCGAAGATGCTTACTTAAGTTATCATAGCCACGTCAAAATGATTGGACAAAACAGCAGTAACGAAATTCAACAATGGCTCAATCAAAAAATGCCAAAATTTGCATAA
- the gap gene encoding type I glyceraldehyde-3-phosphate dehydrogenase — MSVKVAINGFGRIGRLALRRILKVEGVEVVAVNDLTPADMLVHLFKYDTTQGRFDGTVELKEDAMLVNGKEIKVFAKPNPEELPWKDLGIDVVLECTGFFTSNEKCQAHIRAGARKVVISAPGGNDVKTVVFNVNHDILDGSETVISAASCTTNCLAPMAKVLQDKFGVVQGLMTTIHGYTGDQNTLDAPHRKGDFRRARAAAANIVPNSTGAAKAIGLVIPELNGKLDGSAQRVPVPTGSLTELVCVLEKKVTKEEINAAMKAAANESFGYTEDEIVSSDIIGINFGSLFDATQTRVQTVGESQLVKTVAWYDNEMSYASQLVRVLKYFAEKI; from the coding sequence ATGAGCGTAAAAGTCGCTATTAATGGTTTTGGTCGCATTGGTCGTTTGGCATTGCGCCGTATTTTGAAAGTAGAAGGCGTTGAAGTTGTGGCAGTAAATGACTTGACTCCTGCTGATATGTTGGTTCACTTGTTCAAATACGACACCACGCAAGGTCGTTTTGACGGTACTGTGGAATTAAAAGAAGATGCGATGTTGGTTAATGGCAAAGAAATCAAAGTTTTCGCCAAACCCAATCCAGAAGAATTGCCTTGGAAAGATTTGGGTATTGATGTGGTATTGGAATGCACAGGTTTCTTTACCAGCAATGAAAAATGCCAAGCTCACATTCGTGCAGGTGCGCGTAAAGTAGTGATTTCTGCTCCTGGTGGTAATGATGTGAAAACCGTTGTGTTTAATGTGAACCACGATATTTTAGATGGCAGTGAAACCGTGATTTCTGCGGCATCTTGCACCACTAACTGTTTGGCTCCAATGGCAAAAGTATTGCAAGATAAATTTGGCGTGGTACAAGGTTTGATGACCACCATTCATGGTTACACTGGCGACCAAAATACTTTAGATGCACCTCATCGCAAAGGCGATTTCCGCCGTGCGCGTGCCGCTGCTGCTAATATCGTGCCAAACAGCACAGGTGCAGCCAAAGCGATTGGTTTGGTGATTCCAGAATTGAATGGCAAATTAGATGGTTCAGCGCAACGCGTTCCTGTGCCAACAGGTTCATTGACCGAATTGGTTTGTGTGCTTGAGAAAAAAGTAACCAAAGAAGAAATCAATGCAGCCATGAAAGCGGCTGCTAATGAATCTTTTGGTTACACTGAAGATGAAATTGTGTCATCAGACATCATTGGCATCAACTTTGGTTCATTATTTGACGCGACTCAAACGCGAGTACAAACTGTTGGTGAAAGTCAATTGGTAAAAACCGTGGCTTGGTACGACAACGAAATGTCTTATGCAAGCCAACTGGTGCGCGTGTTGAAATATTTTGCAGAAAAAATTTAA